From the genome of Methylocystis heyeri:
ATGTCCAATTCCAAAATGCTGACCGCCGCCGATTTCACGGATGAAGATATGCAACGTTGGGAACGGGTGCGCACGCGTTTGCGCGCCGAACTCGGAGACGCGATCTATGGCTCGTGGTTTACGCGGCTGGAGCTCGATCGAGTCGAGAACAACAGCGTACACCTCACCGTGCCGACGAAGTTTCTTCGCAGCTGGATGCAAACCCACTATCTGGATCGCATCAAGGCCCGGGTCGCCCATGAATTCTCCATGGATCGCGTGACGATCGAGCTGCGCTCTCCAAGCAGGAAAGCGAAATTGCGCGATGCCGGCGCCGCAGCCGATCGGCCCGCCGAGACTTCGCAGCCTTCGTTTCTCGAGCAGAAAGCGCCGCCGGTTTCCGCGCCGCCCTCGGCGCAGCGTCGCCCGACGTCAAAAGCCGCGCCGCGGTCGGAGGCGGAGACCGTCGTCGGCTCTCCGCTGGACCGCCGGTTGACGTTTTCGACCTTCCTCATCGGCCCGCCGAACCAACTCGCCTATGCGGCGGCGTGCAGGGTCGTCGAATCTCGCGGCCCGGATTGCGCGCCGCTGTTCAATCCCTTCTACACCCACGCGGCGGTCGGACTCGGGAAGACCCATCTGCTCCAGGCCATGGCGCATGCGGCGTCGGAGAACAAACGTCGCGTCGTCTATCTGACCGCCGAAAAGTTCATGAGCGGCTTCGTTTCCTCGCTGACCGCCCAGACAGCGATCGCGTTCAAGGAAAACCTGCGTTCGATCGACATGCTCATCATCGACGACGTCCAGTTCCTCCAAGGCAAATCGATCCAGCAGGAATTCTGCCATACCTTGAACGCGCTGATCGACGCGGGGCGGCAGGTCGTGGTGGCGGCGGATCGGCCGCCCGCCGAACTCGAAACGCTCGACGAAAGAGTTCTCTCGCGCTTCAAGGGCGGTCTTTGCGTCGACATCGGTCCGCTCGACGAAACGCTGCGCACCAAGATATTGGAAGCGCGAATCGAGGCGGCGAGAGAAAGCCAGGGCAATTTTTCCGTGCCGCCGGAAGTCGTCGCCTATGTCGCGCGAACGATCGCCACAAACGGGCGCGATCTCGAAGGCGCCGTCAATCGCCTGTTGGCGCATTCGACCTTGAACGGCGCGCCCATATGTCTCGCAACTGCGGAGACGGCGATACGCGACCTGGTGCGGACGCAGGAGCCGAAGCGGGTCAAGATCGACGACATTCAAAAGCTGGTGGCGAGCCATTACAACATCACCCGCGCCGACATCCTTTCTTCGCGCCGCACCGCCAATGTCGTGCGGCCGCGGCAGATCGCGATGTATCTTTCCAAGATGCTCACGCTGCGATCCCTGCCGGAAATCGGGCGGCGTTTCGGCGGGCGCGATCACACCACGGTGCTGCATGCGGTTCGCAAGATCGAGGAGCTCGCCGCGAAGGATCAGTCCCTGGTCGAGGTGATCGATTTGCTCAAGCGAATCCTGACGGAGCAATAAAGGGCGCCACTCGACCCTGCTCGCGGCCGAGAGTTTGCGCGCAGCGACGCGCCGATCCTCGCGGGATTGGCGCGGCTCCTGTCGGCGGCTCAGCGGCCGGTCTTCACTCTCGTCCAGGCGCGCGTGAACGGCCGTTGCGCCGCAATGTCGGGCGCGGTGACCGCAAATAGCCGTTTCATGATCGTTTCGCCCGGATAGATCCCATTGTTGCCGGCGATGGAAGGATCGACCAGGGATCGCGACGCGCCGACGCCATTCGCGAAACGAGTGGAGTCGGTGTTGCGCGCGGCGACCTCCGGGCGCATCAGATAATCGATGAAGAGATGCGCTTCCTCCTTGTGCGGCGCATCCTTGGGAATGGCCAGCGTATCGAGCGTTATCAGCGTTCCTTCCTGGGGAATGACATAAGCGATGTCGACGCCGTTTTCCGCCTCCCGGGCGCGGGCGCGGGCCTGGAAACTGTCGCCCGACCATCCGATCGCAAGGCAGATGTCGCCATTGGCGAGCGCGTTTATATATTCCGAGGAATGGAATTTTTTCACGTAGCGGCGCAGGCCCGCGAGATGTTCCTCGGCGCGCTTGATGTCCTCGGGGCTTTTGGAGTTTGGATTGAGCTTGAGGTAGTTCAAAGTGATTGAAAAAATATCTTCCGGGCTGTCGAGCATATAGACGCCGCAGTCCGCGAATTTTTTCAAATTCTCTGGCTTTAGAACCTGTTCCCAGCTGGTGATGGGCTTGTCGCCGATGCGCTCCCTGATCTTGGCCGTGTTGTAGGCGACGCCTGTCGTGTACCACATATAGTCGACGGCATATTGGGCGCCGGGATCGTAGCGCAGCAACTTCTCGGCAATCTCCGGCCAGAGATTTTTGGCGTTGGGCAGCCTGGCTTTATCGAGAGGCTGCAGAACGCCCGCGGCGATTTCCCGCGCCAGGAAGGTCGCGGAAGGGACGACGACATCATAGCCCGTCGAGCCGGCGAGAAGGCGTGTCTCAAGAATTTCGTTGGAATCATATGTGTCGTAGACGACCTTGACGCCGGTCTCGCGGGTGAAATCGTCGAGCGTCTTGGGGTCGATGTAATCGCTCCAATTGAAGACGTTCACGACGCGCTCGGCGGCGGTGGCGGAGCCTGCGAAAGCCACGCTGGCGAGCAGCAACGCCGTCAGGGTTTTTTTCATGCCGGATGGCCTCGTCGAAACCGGTCGACTTCGACCGCTCAAAAAAGGGCGCCGCATATGCTTGTAAGCGGCGTCGCGATGCCGGATCATAATCCAAAAGGGAACTGGCCGCATGTCCGTCGCGCAGCCTCACGCCGCCCAACCCGGCGCCCGGCCGGATCTTACCCGCGACGTCACCCGCGGCGCTCACAGGCTATTGCGCGCCCTGGGCTACTCCGTGCTCGAAGAGTTCCCCTTGCCGAACGGCCGCAGGGCGGATCTCGTGGCTCTCGCCAGGGACGGCTCCCTCCGCATCGTCGAAGTGAAATCCTCCCTGGCCGATTTTCGGTCGGACGACAAATGGACGCATTATCTCGGCTTTTGCGACCGGTTCTATTTCGCGATTCCGCTCGCCTTGCCGACCGGACATTTTCCCGGCGAGGCCGGCCTGATCCTCGCCGACGCGCATGGGGCGATGATGGAGCGGGAATCGCCGGCGCGGGCGATCGCCGCGGCGACCCGCCGGTCGATGCTGATACGCTTCGGCTCTCTGGCCGCGGATCGGCTGAGCAATGCGCTCGCCGCGCGGTGAGGCGGCTTCGCGCCAACTATGCGCTAACCACGCCAGAACGAGCGCCTTGACCTGAGGCCATCCATGCGCAGGCTGGAGCGTTTCCAGCCGCAGGATGCCGGTTCCGCGTTGGAAGCGCGTTAAAATAAAAGCTTAGAGGACTTTCTTAGACTGCGCATTCAAAGCTTTTAGGCGAGATTCATTGACGATGGTCACGAAAGAAGATTTTCTCGCTGAGGGCCGCGTGCGTTACGGGCGCGCCAATCCCGAGCGGATCGAGAGCGAGCTCTACGAACTGATCATCGCCAAGGACTGGAGCGCCTGGTCGGCCAAGGAAGAGTTCAAGGACGATCGCGCGAACTGGGGCTGCGGGGGCGAGGTCGTCTCGGCGCGGCGCGTGACCGAATTCCCGCCGGTCTGGACCTTTCAACGCTTCGGCATGAGCCGCACGGAACTCTCCGACGGCCGCATCGTGTTCACCGGCGGCGAGCACGAGGATTATTACGACCCGGATTTTTGCATCTACAACGACGTCATCGTGAGGCATCCGGACGGTCGTCACGAATTTTTCTTTTACAAGCTGTGGGATTTTCCGCCGACTGATTTCCACAGCGCGACGCTGGTCGGCGAAGAGATTATCGTCGTCGGTTCGCTCAGCTATCAGGACTTGCGGCGCATCGGCGAGACGCAGGTCTATGCCCTCGATACGACCAGTTTCGCCATGCGCAAGGTAAGGACGTCGGGGGCAGCGCCGGGGTGGATCTCGCGCCATTACGCCGACCCTGTAGGCGACAGCGTCGTGCTGTGGGGCGGCGAAATATTCGGCGCCTCCGGCAAGTTGGTCTCCAACCAGGAGATCTTCGAGCTCGATCTCAAATCGTGCCTCTGGCGCAAGCGCGCGATCGGCGACGAGGCGCTGTTTCCGGTCTCGTCCTCCGACTATCTGTTGCATAAAACGCCGCGCTACGGATGCGCCAATCCCGAGCGCGTCACAAACCCGTTCTGGCTGGAGATGGCGCGGCGCAACTGGCCTCCAAAACAGGCGCGGCTGCATTTTGGCGACTTCCTTCCTCCGGAACCGCAGGTCGAGCGCCCAAAGTTCGGCTCGCCTGAATATCCCCTGGGCGAGGACAAGGAGGCCGAAGCCAAGCGCAACGAAGCTATTCTCGCCTATGTGCTGGCTTGCCAAGTCGCCGGCCCGCGGGAAAACAAAGTCTGGACCGCCTTGCGCGATGAAATGGCTGTGGTCCGCCGCGCCGATGGTTCGGTTTTCTCGATCGCCGGCCAGCTCAAGGCCTATGGCGCCGAAGCGTTAGACGAATGGAGCTACAACGACATCATCATTCGATGCCCCGACGGCGCGGTCGAAATCTACGCCTATCGGCTAGAGGATTTTCCGACCGCCTGGGCGCTCTGCGCAATGGAGGCCGAGGGCGCGATCTGGATCTTTGCGAGCGGCCTCAAGAGCGAAGCCGGTCCGCTGATGGCGATTCTGCGCCTCGACCCCGAGACGATGGCGATGACTCGCATTTGGGAAGAGCCGCCGGTTCGAGTCATCACTTCGTCCGAGACGACGACGCTCGAGCAAGGCCGCATCGTCTTCGCGACTTCCTTCGAGCCCGGGCCGGAGCCGCGGGTGAGCTTCGATCCGCGGGAGTTGAGCTGGCGTTTGGAGCCTTGAGCGGGTCTCGCGCGGCGCGCTGCCGCCGCCGTCCGGCCTCGAAATGCTTTTAGCGCGGGGCGCGTTTCGCCAGGATGCGCTGCAACGTGCGCCGGTGCATGTTCAGCCGCCTCGCGGTTTCGGAGACATTGCGATCGCAGGCTTCGAACACGCGCTGGATATGTTCCCATCTCACGCGGTCGGCCGACATGGTGACGTCGCCGGTGTCCGGCCGGTCGCTCTGGGTGGCCATCAGCGTGTGGTAGATTTCGTCGGCGTCGGCGGGCTTGGCGAGATAATCGAAGGCCCCGAGCTTCACGGCCGTGACCGCTGTGGCGATATTGGCGTAGCCGGTGAGAATCACGCCCCTGGCGTCGGGGCGCTTCGCCTTCAACTGCGAGATGACGTCGAGGCCGTTGCCGTCTCCGAGCCGCATGTCGATCACCGCGAAGGCGGGCGCGGATTTTTCCAGCGCGGCGAGGCCCTCCGCGACCGATTCGGCGGTGGTCACGGCGAAGCCGCGCGCTTCCATGGCGCGCCCGAGCCGGTTGAGAAACGGCCTGTCGTCGTCGACGATGAGCAAGGTCAATTCGGAGGGCTCCAGTTCCGCAAAAGGACCGTCGTCATCCGTAACCGCCGCGTTTTCGCGGTCAGCGCCGTATTTGTCGTGGGTCATCTGCGTCAATCTCCCCCTTGACAGGTAGCAACATTCTAACGGCTTTGATCTCTTGGGCAATGTCCTCGAGCTGGAGCCCGGACGACTGCGCGCGCCAAAAGCGGTTTTGGGCCCGCCGCCCCCGCTAGGTCAAGACGCTGGCTCCACGTTCGAAGGCGCCCCTGGGCCAGCTTATGGTTATGCGGGCTCCGGTTCGCGGAGATTCGATATTGCCTGCCTCGACCGTGGCGCCCGAGCGCTCCAGCAGGGTTTTGGCGATGAACAGCCCGAGGCCGAGGCCGAGGCCGTTTCCCGGGTCGCCCTTGAGCCGCCGACCGCTGGAATGGCCGCTGAGATAAGGGTCGCCGAGGCGGTCGAGTATGGCGGGCGCAAAGCCGGGGCCGTCGTCCTCGATAGTGATGATGACGAGGTTGGGCGTCCAGCGCGCCGCGATCTTGACCGTGGTCTTGGCGAAATCGACCGCGTTCTCGACCAGATTGCCGAGACCATAGAGCAGGCCGGGGTTGCGGGCGCAAATGGGGCTGGGCGCAGGGCCGTCCTTGACGACGCTTATCTGCACGCCCTGATCGCGCTGCGGCTCCACGACCTCCTCGATCAGCGTATCGATCACCTGCATATTGAGGACATGCGCCTCATCGGTGCCGAGCGAAGCGAGTTTTTTCAATATCTCGCGGCAGCGGCGCGCCTCCTGCGCCAGCAGCGCCAGATCCTCCTGCATCGCCGGCGCCGCCGCCGGGGCGGATTTCTGCATCTCGTTGATGATCAGCGTGATCGTGGCCAGCGGGGTGCCGAGCTCATGCGCGGCGGCGGCGGCCAGGCCGTCGAGCTGGGTGAGATGTTGCTCCCGGGCGAGCACGAGCTCCGTCGCCGAGAGAGCCCCCGCGAGCTGGCGCGCCTCGTCGGATACGCGGGCGGCGTAAATGCCGATGAAGGCGGCGCTCAGCACCAGGGCGGCCCATACGCCCATCCGGTACAGCAGCGGAAACTGCAGCGTTTCGCCGTTTCGCCACGGCAGGGGCTCGTAGTCCACGGTGAGGAAAGTGGCCGCCGCGATCATCAATATGCCGAGCAACAGCGTCAATTTGCGGGGCAGGGAGACCGCGGAAATCATGACCGGCGCGAGGAACAGCATCGCGAAGCTGTTTACGACGCCCCCGGTCAGGTAGAGCAGCGCGGCGAGCTGGAGAATGTCGAAGGCGAGCAGGGCGGCCGCTTCGGTGTCGTCCAGGCGGAAGCTGCGGGGAGTGCCGGCGCGCAGTGCGATATTGAGCGTCGCGGATGTGGCTATGGCGACGAAGCAAAGGCCGATCGGGAAGTCGAACTTCAGATAATAATAGACGTCGAGCATTGCGATGCTCTGGCCGATGATCGCAATCCATCGGAGCATCACCAGCGTGTCCACCCGCAGGTGGCGCGCCGCCTCGCCGAAATCGTCCTCGATCCGCTGCGTCATTTTACGCTCCGAGCAAGCTGATCCGGTCCCTGCGCCTTGTGGGCGCGTTCGAGCGGATGATTCGGTCCGGTCGGAGGGCGCTCGAACGTTCGAAAACACGGAAATCACGCAAGGTCAAACCGTTGGAGCGCATTCCGATCGCAAAGGCCGGCGAAATTCGCCGAAAACGCCCTAAAACCCCATCCGCGCGGCGCGCCACAGGCGCCATTGCCTGCGCCAGGGGGATGGCGCGGGAAGCGGCTGAAAGGGCTGATAGTCGGACCTCTCCATGCGGTCCAGATACAAGGGAGCTGCAGCAGCGAACAGCAGCGCCCCTCGCGCGGCCTCGTCGAGCTTCGGCGCCGCGATCCTCGCCGAGTCGAGCTTTTCGCGGGCGAGCGCCCGCAACTCGGCCAAAGCGGCGCGCAGTCGCCGCGAATCGCGCCCCGCCTCGACATCCTCCGCCGGAACGCCGTGCCGATGTAGGAGATCGGCGGGGAGCAGGGCCCTTGCGCCGCCCTGCCGCGGCAAGTCCCACAGGACCCTCGTGATTCCCAAGGCTGCGCCGGCGTCCTCGAGAGCAGTGCCCGCATCGGAGCCGAGGGCTTCGCCGAGGCACAGGGCGCACCAGCGCAAGGGGAGGGCGTCGGCCTTGCCGCAGTAATCCAGCAGCGCCGCCACGGACACGGTCCGGTCGTCGTAGAAGTCGGCCACCCGGGCGTCGAGAAAGGCCAGGAACTCGCCCGGCTCGAGCCGATTTTGCGAGATCGTGTCGGCGAGCGCGTCGGCCACGGGATGCGCATTGGCCCCGGAAGCCTGTTCGATCGTATCCGCCCACCAGCGCAAGCGCATTTCGCCCAGAAGGGGCTGGGTCACTTTTTCTCGCGCTTCGGCAATTTCCACCACGAAGGCGCGAATGGCGTGGAGATGCCTGCGACGGTCGGAGGGAGCAAACAGAGCGGCGAGCCAGGAATCCCGGTCTTTCTCCCGTAGCGTCGTTTCGCAGAGGGCGTAATGCGCAGAAAGTTCGGATGCGCGCGCCGCGCCGACTGAAAGGGTCACGTCACACCGCTATCAGCAAGGCCGCTACACGTCTGCCTTCGTCGAGCAGCATGTTGAACGTGCGCACGGCGGCTCCGGTGGCCATCGTCTCGCAGCCGACGCCCGCGGCCCGCAGCCTGGCCCTGAGAGCGCCGGGCAGCGGCCGCAACTCGGCGCCGCTGCCGATGATCAGCAGATCCGGGGGGCCGGACGGATCGGCGATCGCCAGATCGATGACGGCGGCGTCGATCTCCGCCGCCTGCGTGATGGCGCTCGCCCGGACGCCGGACGGGGTGGCGAGAATCGAGCCGCGGTGCGACATATCGGCGAAGCGGAATCCGCCGCCGCCGTATTCGTCGATCCTGTGTCGCCCCGGGACGTATCCTTGCTCGCTCGCCATCTGCAGGGTCAGGCGGTCGAGGGTTTCGTTTTCTTGCCGGAAGCCCTGGCGGGCCCGGGCTTTGCCGGCGCAGGAGCCGCCGCCTTCTTCGGCTTTTCGATCTTTTCCGCCTCCTCTTCCGCGGATGCGCCGGCCCGCTCGCCGTCCTCGTTGCGCAGGCCGAGGTAGATCAGCATGGGCGAGCAGATGAAGACCGAGGAATAGGTCGCCACCACGATTCCCCAGATCATCGCGAAGGAGAACGAGCGAATCACCTGGCCGCCGAAAATGGCCAGCGACAGCAGCGCGAGAAACACTGTGGTCGCGGTCATGATCGTGCGGGGCAGCACCGCGTTGATCGACATGTCGATGATCTGCGCGGTGCTCATTTTCTTGTATTTGCGCATCATCTCCCGGATGCGGTCCAGCACGACGACGGTTTCGTTCAGCGAATAGCCCACGATGGTCAGGATGGCGGCGATGGAGGTGGTGTTGAATTCGAGCTGGGTGAGAGCAAAAAAGCCGACCGTGAGGAGCAGATCGTGCATCGTCGCGATGACGGCGCTGATCGCGAACTGCCACTCGAAGCGGAACCAGAGATAGCCGAGGACCGCGATGATCGAGAGAACGACGCCGAGGGTTCCGGACTGGACCAGCTCGCCCGAAACGCGGGGACCCACGACCTCGACCCGCCGAACGTCGTAATCGTTCTCGACGGCGTTTCGCACCCGTTCGACCGCCGCCTGCTGAGCCACGTCGCCGCCCGGCTGCAGGCCGAAGCGAAGCGTGGCGTCGGCCTGACTGCCGAAGGCCTGAACCTCGACGTCGCCGAGGCTCAGCTTTTCGGCGATGGCGCGAAGCGTTCCGACCTCGGCCGAACCGCCCTTGGCCCGCAGCTCGATCACCGTGCCGCCAGCGAAGTCGATGCCGAAGTTCATATGCACGAAAACGAACAGCAGGACCGCCATGATCGAGAGCGCGGCCGACATCGGATAGCTCACGCGGCGAAACCGCATGAACGGGAATTTAGTGTTCTCAGGGGCGAGGCGCAGGAGTTTCATGTGTCTTTGGCCCCTTAAATCGGCAAGCGGGTAGGACGGGCGCGGTGATACCAGACGGCGATCATCATGCGCGTCATGGTGACTGCTGTGACGATGGTGGTGAGAATGCCGAGCGCGAGCGACACGGCGAAGCCGCGCACCGGACCCGAGCCGAGGAAGTAGAGAATGGCCGCGGCCACGAACATCGTCACATTGGAGTCGACGATGGTCGCGAAGGCCCGGTTGAAGCCCGCGTCCAGCGAAGCCAGGATCGAGCGCCCGGCGTGCTGCTCCTCGCGAATGCGCTCGTAGATCAGCACGTTGGAGTCCACCGCCATGCCGATGGTGAGCACGATTCCGGCGATGCCCGGCAGGGTGAGGGTCGAGCCGAGGAGGATGAGGCCCGCGAAGATGATCGCGATATGGACGAAAAGCGCGAGATTGGCGAAAACGCCGAACACGCCGTAGGTGATGAGCATATAGACCACCACCAGGCCCGCGCCGACATAGGCGGCTCTCTTGCCGGCGTCGATCGAGTCCTGGCCGAGGCCCGGGCCCACGGTGCGTTCCTCGACGATGTTCAGCTTCGCGGGCAGCGCTCCCGCGCGCAGCAGGATCGACAGGTTATTGGCCTGCTCCACCGTGAAATGGCCGGATATCTGCCCGGATCCGCCGGTGATCGGCGTCAGGATGCGCGGCGCCGAAATGACCTTGTTGTCGAGCACGATGGCGAACAGGCGGCCGACGTTCTTGGACGTCACTTCGCCGAATTTCTGGGCGCCCTTGATATTGAAGCGGAAGTTGACCACCGGCTCGCCGCCGCGCTGGTCGAAGCCGGGCTGGGCGTCGGTGAGATCCTCGCCCTGGACCATGACCTGCTTTTCGACGCCGATCTTGCCGGCCTGCTCGGTCTGTTCCAGTTCCTCGACGTCCGCCGGATTTTCGCCCGGCTCGGAGACGAGGCGGAATTCCAGCTTCGCGGTCTGGCCCAGAATGGTCTTCAACTGTTCGGGGTCCTGGAGACCCGGCACCTGGACGACGATGCGGTCGTCGCCCTGGCGCTGGATGCTGGGCTCTCTCGTGCCGAGCTGGTCGATGCGGCGGCGAATGACCTCGATCGACTGGTCCACCGCACGCCGCACCTTTTCGGTCAGGCCGGTGTCGGTCACGGTCACCCGAATGAGGCCGTCTCCCGAATCCTCGATGTCGAGCGGCGGCGCTCCGGCGCCGAGCCGGTTGGAGTAGCTCTGGGCCAGGGCTTTCAGCTTGGGCATGATTTTGGCGCGGTCGGCGGCGTCCGGAACGCGGAACTGGACGCCGCGGGCCTGTTGCCCGATGCCGCCCGTTATCGCCACTTTCTCCTCCCGGAGGATGCGCCGGGCGTCGTCGCGCAGATTCATCGCCAGCGTATGGAGCACGGACGGCTTGTCCACCTCCAGCATCACATTGGAGCCGCCTTGGAGATCGAGGCCGAGCACGATG
Proteins encoded in this window:
- the dnaA gene encoding chromosomal replication initiator protein DnaA, with protein sequence MSNSKMLTAADFTDEDMQRWERVRTRLRAELGDAIYGSWFTRLELDRVENNSVHLTVPTKFLRSWMQTHYLDRIKARVAHEFSMDRVTIELRSPSRKAKLRDAGAAADRPAETSQPSFLEQKAPPVSAPPSAQRRPTSKAAPRSEAETVVGSPLDRRLTFSTFLIGPPNQLAYAAACRVVESRGPDCAPLFNPFYTHAAVGLGKTHLLQAMAHAASENKRRVVYLTAEKFMSGFVSSLTAQTAIAFKENLRSIDMLIIDDVQFLQGKSIQQEFCHTLNALIDAGRQVVVAADRPPAELETLDERVLSRFKGGLCVDIGPLDETLRTKILEARIEAARESQGNFSVPPEVVAYVARTIATNGRDLEGAVNRLLAHSTLNGAPICLATAETAIRDLVRTQEPKRVKIDDIQKLVASHYNITRADILSSRRTANVVRPRQIAMYLSKMLTLRSLPEIGRRFGGRDHTTVLHAVRKIEELAAKDQSLVEVIDLLKRILTEQ
- a CDS encoding polyamine ABC transporter substrate-binding protein: MKKTLTALLLASVAFAGSATAAERVVNVFNWSDYIDPKTLDDFTRETGVKVVYDTYDSNEILETRLLAGSTGYDVVVPSATFLAREIAAGVLQPLDKARLPNAKNLWPEIAEKLLRYDPGAQYAVDYMWYTTGVAYNTAKIRERIGDKPITSWEQVLKPENLKKFADCGVYMLDSPEDIFSITLNYLKLNPNSKSPEDIKRAEEHLAGLRRYVKKFHSSEYINALANGDICLAIGWSGDSFQARARAREAENGVDIAYVIPQEGTLITLDTLAIPKDAPHKEEAHLFIDYLMRPEVAARNTDSTRFANGVGASRSLVDPSIAGNNGIYPGETIMKRLFAVTAPDIAAQRPFTRAWTRVKTGR
- a CDS encoding MmcB family DNA repair protein, with amino-acid sequence MSVAQPHAAQPGARPDLTRDVTRGAHRLLRALGYSVLEEFPLPNGRRADLVALARDGSLRIVEVKSSLADFRSDDKWTHYLGFCDRFYFAIPLALPTGHFPGEAGLILADAHGAMMERESPARAIAAATRRSMLIRFGSLAADRLSNALAAR
- a CDS encoding ActR/PrrA/RegA family redox response regulator transcription factor produces the protein MTQMTHDKYGADRENAAVTDDDGPFAELEPSELTLLIVDDDRPFLNRLGRAMEARGFAVTTAESVAEGLAALEKSAPAFAVIDMRLGDGNGLDVISQLKAKRPDARGVILTGYANIATAVTAVKLGAFDYLAKPADADEIYHTLMATQSDRPDTGDVTMSADRVRWEHIQRVFEACDRNVSETARRLNMHRRTLQRILAKRAPR
- a CDS encoding ActS/PrrB/RegB family redox-sensitive histidine kinase encodes the protein MTQRIEDDFGEAARHLRVDTLVMLRWIAIIGQSIAMLDVYYYLKFDFPIGLCFVAIATSATLNIALRAGTPRSFRLDDTEAAALLAFDILQLAALLYLTGGVVNSFAMLFLAPVMISAVSLPRKLTLLLGILMIAAATFLTVDYEPLPWRNGETLQFPLLYRMGVWAALVLSAAFIGIYAARVSDEARQLAGALSATELVLAREQHLTQLDGLAAAAAHELGTPLATITLIINEMQKSAPAAAPAMQEDLALLAQEARRCREILKKLASLGTDEAHVLNMQVIDTLIEEVVEPQRDQGVQISVVKDGPAPSPICARNPGLLYGLGNLVENAVDFAKTTVKIAARWTPNLVIITIEDDGPGFAPAILDRLGDPYLSGHSSGRRLKGDPGNGLGLGLGLFIAKTLLERSGATVEAGNIESPRTGARITISWPRGAFERGASVLT
- a CDS encoding phytoene/squalene synthase family protein, with protein sequence MTLSVGAARASELSAHYALCETTLREKDRDSWLAALFAPSDRRRHLHAIRAFVVEIAEAREKVTQPLLGEMRLRWWADTIEQASGANAHPVADALADTISQNRLEPGEFLAFLDARVADFYDDRTVSVAALLDYCGKADALPLRWCALCLGEALGSDAGTALEDAGAALGITRVLWDLPRQGGARALLPADLLHRHGVPAEDVEAGRDSRRLRAALAELRALAREKLDSARIAAPKLDEAARGALLFAAAAPLYLDRMERSDYQPFQPLPAPSPWRRQWRLWRAARMGF
- a CDS encoding Mth938-like domain-containing protein: MASEQGYVPGRHRIDEYGGGGFRFADMSHRGSILATPSGVRASAITQAAEIDAAVIDLAIADPSGPPDLLIIGSGAELRPLPGALRARLRAAGVGCETMATGAAVRTFNMLLDEGRRVAALLIAV
- the secF gene encoding protein translocase subunit SecF: MKLLRLAPENTKFPFMRFRRVSYPMSAALSIMAVLLFVFVHMNFGIDFAGGTVIELRAKGGSAEVGTLRAIAEKLSLGDVEVQAFGSQADATLRFGLQPGGDVAQQAAVERVRNAVENDYDVRRVEVVGPRVSGELVQSGTLGVVLSIIAVLGYLWFRFEWQFAISAVIATMHDLLLTVGFFALTQLEFNTTSIAAILTIVGYSLNETVVVLDRIREMMRKYKKMSTAQIIDMSINAVLPRTIMTATTVFLALLSLAIFGGQVIRSFSFAMIWGIVVATYSSVFICSPMLIYLGLRNEDGERAGASAEEEAEKIEKPKKAAAPAPAKPGPARASGKKTKPSTA
- the secD gene encoding protein translocase subunit SecD; this encodes MLRFATWKIVAILGMTFAAILVVAPSLLSPSSYEALASKLPDWARPPTIVLGLDLQGGSNVMLEVDKPSVLHTLAMNLRDDARRILREEKVAITGGIGQQARGVQFRVPDAADRAKIMPKLKALAQSYSNRLGAGAPPLDIEDSGDGLIRVTVTDTGLTEKVRRAVDQSIEVIRRRIDQLGTREPSIQRQGDDRIVVQVPGLQDPEQLKTILGQTAKLEFRLVSEPGENPADVEELEQTEQAGKIGVEKQVMVQGEDLTDAQPGFDQRGGEPVVNFRFNIKGAQKFGEVTSKNVGRLFAIVLDNKVISAPRILTPITGGSGQISGHFTVEQANNLSILLRAGALPAKLNIVEERTVGPGLGQDSIDAGKRAAYVGAGLVVVYMLITYGVFGVFANLALFVHIAIIFAGLILLGSTLTLPGIAGIVLTIGMAVDSNVLIYERIREEQHAGRSILASLDAGFNRAFATIVDSNVTMFVAAAILYFLGSGPVRGFAVSLALGILTTIVTAVTMTRMMIAVWYHRARPTRLPI